A single Streptomyces sp. 2114.4 DNA region contains:
- a CDS encoding cation-translocating P-type ATPase → MTERASAEPEHSGPGRAPARRTAREPVTPGLTAAEVAERVARGEVNDVPVRSSRSATEIVRANVFTRFNAIIGVLFVIILIVGPIQDGLFGFVIVANTGIGIVQELRAKKTLDSLAVIGEARPTVRRDGATAEIPTSEVVLDDVIELGPGDKVIVDGEVRESDGLEVDESLLTGEADPVLKKPGDPVMSGSFVVAGSGAFTATKVGRQAYAAQLAEEASRFTLVHSELRSGISRILKYVTWMMIPTAIGLVLSHLLTLGLPGDAAIRRMVAGIVPMIPEGLVLLTSVAFAIGVIRLGRKKCLVQELPAIEGLARVDVVCLDKTGTLTEGGLDLHGLRSLDGEQAHLEQVLGALGASDPRPNASLQAIIEAYPADDAWRCTRALPFSSARKYSGAALNGPDGESSTWLLGAPDVLLPPGDRHLTDTDDLNAQGLRVLLLARAARELDDPEVTRGVRPAALVVLEQRLRPDAPDTLRYFAGQDVAAKVISGDNAVSVGAVAGKLGLPGAGRAVDARELPGDREAMAAAVEKSAVFGRVTPQQKRELVAALQVRGHTVAMTGDGVNDVLALKDADIGVAMGSGSEATRAVAQIVLLDNSFATLPSVVAEGRRVIGNITRVATLFLTKTVYSVLLAILVACCQIPYPYLPRHLTLLSTLTIGIPAFFLALAPNKERARPHFVRRVMRYAVPSGLITGLAAFTTYLLARAYYSGPGSLSAETSAATLTLFLAAVWVLAIIARPYTWWRIALVAAMGLAFLAVLATPWLQRFFDLRLVGTTMPWTAVAIAVGAAVLLEFTWRWVGRRFPA, encoded by the coding sequence TCGGCGTGCTCTTCGTGATCATCCTGATCGTCGGCCCGATCCAGGACGGCCTGTTCGGCTTCGTGATCGTCGCCAACACCGGCATCGGCATCGTCCAGGAACTGCGCGCCAAGAAGACCCTGGACAGCCTGGCGGTGATCGGCGAGGCGCGGCCGACCGTCCGGCGCGACGGGGCCACCGCCGAGATCCCCACCTCCGAGGTGGTCCTCGACGACGTCATCGAACTCGGGCCCGGCGACAAGGTCATCGTCGACGGCGAGGTGCGGGAGAGCGACGGCCTGGAGGTCGACGAGTCACTGCTGACCGGCGAGGCCGATCCGGTCCTCAAGAAGCCCGGCGACCCGGTGATGTCCGGCAGCTTCGTCGTCGCGGGCAGCGGCGCCTTCACCGCCACCAAGGTCGGCCGGCAGGCGTACGCGGCCCAGCTCGCCGAGGAGGCCAGCCGCTTCACCTTGGTCCACTCCGAACTGCGCAGCGGCATCAGCCGGATCCTCAAGTACGTGACCTGGATGATGATCCCGACCGCGATCGGCCTGGTCCTCAGCCATCTGCTCACCCTCGGCCTGCCGGGCGACGCGGCCATCCGCCGGATGGTCGCCGGCATCGTGCCGATGATCCCCGAGGGCCTGGTGCTGCTCACCTCCGTCGCCTTCGCGATCGGTGTCATCCGGCTCGGCCGCAAGAAGTGCCTGGTCCAGGAGCTGCCCGCGATCGAGGGGCTGGCCCGGGTCGACGTGGTGTGCCTGGACAAGACCGGCACGCTGACCGAGGGCGGGCTGGACCTCCACGGCCTGCGGTCCCTCGACGGCGAACAGGCGCACCTCGAGCAGGTGCTGGGCGCGCTGGGCGCATCCGATCCACGGCCCAATGCCTCTCTCCAGGCGATCATCGAGGCGTATCCGGCGGACGACGCCTGGCGCTGCACCAGGGCGCTGCCGTTCTCCTCCGCCCGCAAATACAGCGGCGCCGCCCTCAACGGCCCGGACGGCGAGAGCAGCACCTGGCTGCTCGGCGCCCCGGACGTCCTGCTGCCGCCCGGCGACCGCCACCTCACCGACACCGACGACCTCAACGCCCAGGGCCTGCGCGTCCTGCTGCTGGCCCGCGCCGCACGGGAGCTGGACGACCCCGAGGTCACCCGGGGCGTACGGCCCGCCGCGCTGGTCGTCCTGGAGCAGCGGCTGCGCCCGGACGCCCCCGACACCCTGCGCTACTTCGCGGGGCAGGACGTCGCGGCCAAGGTGATCTCCGGCGACAACGCGGTGTCGGTGGGCGCGGTGGCCGGCAAACTGGGGTTGCCGGGCGCGGGCCGCGCGGTGGACGCACGCGAACTGCCCGGCGACCGCGAGGCCATGGCGGCCGCGGTCGAAAAGTCCGCGGTCTTCGGCCGGGTCACCCCGCAGCAGAAACGGGAGCTGGTCGCCGCCCTGCAGGTGCGCGGTCACACCGTCGCGATGACCGGCGACGGCGTCAACGACGTGCTCGCCCTCAAGGACGCCGACATCGGCGTCGCCATGGGCTCCGGCTCCGAGGCCACCCGCGCCGTCGCCCAGATCGTCCTGCTCGACAACAGCTTCGCCACGCTCCCCTCGGTCGTCGCCGAGGGCCGCCGGGTCATCGGCAACATCACCCGCGTCGCCACCCTCTTCCTCACCAAGACCGTCTACTCGGTCCTGCTGGCGATCCTGGTGGCCTGCTGCCAGATCCCCTACCCGTACCTGCCACGGCACCTGACCCTGCTCTCCACCCTGACCATCGGCATCCCCGCGTTCTTCCTCGCCCTGGCCCCCAACAAGGAGCGCGCCAGGCCGCACTTCGTCCGCCGGGTGATGCGCTACGCCGTGCCCTCGGGCCTGATCACGGGCCTCGCCGCCTTCACCACCTATCTGCTCGCCCGCGCCTACTACTCCGGCCCGGGGTCCCTGTCCGCCGAGACCAGCGCGGCCACCCTGACGCTCTTCCTCGCCGCGGTGTGGGTACTGGCGATCATCGCCCGCCCCTACACCTGGTGGCGGATCGCCCTGGTCGCGGCGATGGGCCTGGCCTTCCTCGCGGTCCTCGCCACGCCCTGGCTGCAGCGGTTCTTCGACCTGCGCCTGGTCGGCACGACGATGCCGTGGACGGCCGTCGCCATCGCGGTGGGGGCGGCGGTGCTGCTGGAGTTCACCTGGCGGTGGGTCGGCCGGCGTTTCCCCGCCTGA